From Brassica oleracea var. oleracea cultivar TO1000 chromosome C3, BOL, whole genome shotgun sequence, a single genomic window includes:
- the LOC106333109 gene encoding uncharacterized protein LOC106333109, which translates to MYQDRQGVIGGGGGSTPHGIILAVVVALVVFVPFFLGDGGEAITEGIAELLSPVGLLLLPIVLLLTIQFLSSERGSFVSAIFSTGEPESIHRVSGSPVGVALFLVLILFLLYNRFSIFGGGDDSDD; encoded by the coding sequence ATGTATCAAGATCGTCAAGGCGTTATAGGCGGTGGTGGCGGATCTACGCCGCACGGTATCATACTCGCCGTCGTTGTCGCATTGGTAGTGTTCGTTCCGTTCTTCCTCGGCGACGGCGGCGAAGCCATCACAGAAGGGATCGCTGAGCTTCTTAGTCCGGTGGGACTTCTCTTACTCCCCATCGTGCTCCTCCTCACTATACAGTTCCTCTCGTCGGAGCGCGGTTCCTTCGTGTCCGCCATTTTCTCCACCGGAGAACCCGAGTCGATTCACCGGGTTAGCGGATCTCCTGTCGGCGTCGCGCTGTTCCTAGTCCTGATCTTGTTCTTGCTTTACAACCGCTTCTCCATCTTTGGTGGAGGTGATGATTCCGAC